One Clostridium estertheticum DNA segment encodes these proteins:
- the cmk gene encoding (d)CMP kinase has product MGISVAIDGPAGAGKSTIAKIIGEKFNLMYINTGSMYRAVTLKAMNANISEKNIDDLVKIVESLEMHFQEDRLFVNNEDLTDMINMPIISNNVSKYAAVPKIREILVKLQQDIAKKFNVIMDGRDIGTVVLRDATFKFYLTASSEERAKRRYEELISKGIEVDYNTILSDIIKRDYIDTNREVSPLKKAIDAIEIDSNDLSINGVAQKMIEYINSNIN; this is encoded by the coding sequence ATGGGGATTTCTGTTGCGATAGATGGACCTGCAGGTGCAGGGAAAAGTACCATTGCTAAAATAATAGGTGAAAAATTCAATCTTATGTATATTAACACAGGGTCAATGTATAGAGCGGTTACTTTAAAGGCTATGAATGCAAATATCTCTGAAAAAAATATAGATGACTTAGTTAAAATAGTGGAATCCTTAGAAATGCATTTTCAAGAGGACCGTTTATTTGTTAACAATGAAGATTTGACAGATATGATAAACATGCCAATCATAAGCAACAATGTTTCAAAGTATGCGGCTGTGCCGAAAATCAGGGAAATTCTTGTTAAGTTACAACAAGATATAGCTAAAAAATTCAATGTTATTATGGATGGCAGAGATATTGGTACTGTTGTGCTTCGCGATGCTACTTTTAAATTTTACTTAACTGCAAGCAGTGAAGAGAGAGCTAAAAGAAGGTATGAAGAATTAATTTCAAAGGGGATAGAGGTTGATTACAATACTATTTTAAGCGATATTATAAAAAGGGACTATATTGATACCAATAGAGAAGTTAGTCCGCTTAAAAAAGCCATAGATGCTATAGAAATTGATTCTAATGATTTAAGTATTAATGGAGTAGCGCAAAAAATGATAGAATATATTAATTCAAATATTAATTAG
- a CDS encoding NAD(P)/FAD-dependent oxidoreductase, translating into MSKIIIIGGGPAGMMAAATASSKHQVVLIEKNEKLGRKLYITGKGRCNITNAKDIGDFFENIPCNPHFLYSSLYSFTNEDTMNFFKELGVNLKVERGDRVFPQSDKSSDIIKAFNMELKNNKVEVMLNSKVKKLIRDNQKIAGVELADGSIILGDYFILCTGGLSYPQTGSSGEGLSYARVLGHNIIKPRPSLVPIELEEAWIPDVQGLSLKNVELRITDCKNKSIYKEFGEMLFTHYGISGPIVLSGSSFVKEGVKLKAFINLKPALSEVELDKRIQSDFLKYANKDFRNSLNDLLPSKLINTIIQLSNIDENKKVNSITKEERKTLVNLLQNLPLNIKGLRPIEEAIITSGGVDTLEIDASTMKSKIIDNLYFAGEMVDVDAYTGGFNLQIALSTGYLAGNNVGEGGV; encoded by the coding sequence GTGTCAAAAATAATTATTATTGGAGGAGGACCAGCGGGTATGATGGCAGCTGCTACAGCTTCATCAAAACATCAGGTGGTACTCATTGAAAAAAATGAAAAATTAGGAAGAAAACTTTATATAACCGGTAAGGGTAGATGCAATATTACAAATGCGAAGGATATTGGTGATTTTTTTGAAAATATTCCATGTAATCCGCATTTTTTATATAGTTCACTATATTCCTTTACAAATGAAGATACCATGAATTTCTTTAAAGAATTGGGAGTTAACCTTAAAGTTGAAAGAGGAGATAGAGTATTTCCGCAGTCAGATAAGTCTTCAGATATTATAAAAGCTTTTAATATGGAATTAAAAAATAATAAGGTTGAAGTTATGTTAAATTCAAAAGTGAAAAAGTTAATTAGAGATAATCAAAAGATCGCTGGAGTAGAGCTTGCTGATGGAAGTATTATATTAGGGGATTACTTTATCTTATGTACTGGTGGTTTATCATATCCACAAACAGGTTCATCTGGTGAAGGATTATCCTATGCTCGCGTTTTAGGACATAATATAATTAAACCTAGACCATCCCTTGTACCAATTGAGCTTGAGGAGGCGTGGATCCCGGATGTACAGGGTCTTTCTCTAAAAAATGTAGAATTAAGAATTACTGATTGTAAAAATAAAAGTATATATAAAGAATTTGGAGAAATGCTTTTTACTCATTATGGAATTTCAGGACCTATTGTTTTAAGTGGCAGTAGTTTTGTGAAAGAAGGAGTGAAATTAAAAGCTTTCATAAATCTAAAACCAGCATTAAGTGAAGTTGAGCTTGATAAGCGAATTCAAAGTGATTTCTTAAAATATGCAAACAAAGATTTTAGAAATTCATTAAATGATTTACTTCCTAGTAAACTAATTAATACAATAATTCAATTATCTAATATTGATGAAAACAAAAAAGTGAATTCTATTACTAAGGAAGAAAGAAAAACCTTAGTGAATTTACTGCAAAATTTACCGCTTAACATTAAGGGGCTTAGACCAATAGAAGAAGCAATTATAACTAGTGGTGGGGTAGATACTTTAGAAATAGATGCTTCTACTATGAAATCAAAAATAATTGATAATCTTTACTTTGCAGGCGAAATGGTAGATGTAGATGCATATACAGGAGGGTTTAACCTTCAAATAGCATTATCAACAGGATATTTAGCTGGAAACAATGTAGGAGAGGGTGGAGTATAA
- the gdhA gene encoding NADP-specific glutamate dehydrogenase — METKAYIQQVLENVKKRNSNEPEFLQTVEEVLGSLGPVLEKHPEYIEANLLERFCEPERQIMFRVPWIDDAGVNQVNRGFRVQFNGCIGPFKGGLRFHPSVYIGIVKFLGFEQILKNSLTGLPIGGGKGGSDFDPKGKSDNEIMRFCQSFMTELYRHIGPDVDVPAGDIGVGGREIGYLYGQYRRIKGTFENGVLTGKGLSYGGSLVRPEATGFGITYFCQEMLKHEGIDFKGKTVAASGFGNVSWGVCKKVAELGGKVVTLSGPDGYIYDPAGVTGDKIDYMVEMLNVNKGARVKDYADKYGCEFHAGEKPWNVKVDIVIPCATQNDIRIEHAKQIVANGIKIVCEGANMPCTNEAVDYFLEMGIKVGPSKAANAGGVATSALEMSQNSMRLSWTAEEVDAKLHAIMINIYNNCKNSAEEFGFGYNLVAGANIAGFVKVASAMHAQGNY, encoded by the coding sequence ATGGAAACAAAAGCTTATATTCAACAAGTATTGGAAAATGTAAAAAAGAGGAATTCTAACGAACCTGAATTTTTACAAACAGTAGAAGAGGTTTTAGGATCTTTAGGACCAGTATTAGAAAAACACCCAGAGTACATTGAAGCAAACCTTTTAGAAAGATTCTGTGAACCAGAAAGACAAATTATGTTTAGGGTACCATGGATAGATGACGCAGGTGTTAATCAAGTTAATCGTGGATTTAGAGTACAATTTAATGGATGTATAGGACCTTTTAAAGGTGGTTTAAGATTTCATCCATCAGTTTACATAGGAATCGTTAAATTCCTAGGATTTGAACAAATATTAAAGAATTCATTAACTGGACTTCCAATAGGTGGAGGTAAAGGTGGTTCTGACTTCGATCCAAAAGGAAAATCAGATAATGAAATAATGAGATTTTGCCAAAGTTTTATGACTGAACTTTACAGACATATTGGGCCAGACGTGGACGTTCCAGCTGGAGACATTGGTGTTGGTGGACGTGAAATTGGTTATTTATATGGACAATACAGAAGAATTAAAGGAACATTTGAAAATGGAGTTCTTACAGGAAAAGGTTTATCATATGGTGGAAGTTTAGTAAGACCAGAAGCTACAGGGTTTGGTATAACTTATTTCTGTCAAGAAATGCTTAAACATGAAGGAATCGATTTCAAAGGTAAAACAGTAGCAGCGTCAGGTTTCGGTAACGTTTCTTGGGGTGTTTGTAAAAAAGTTGCTGAACTCGGTGGTAAAGTAGTAACACTTTCTGGCCCAGACGGATATATATATGATCCAGCTGGAGTAACAGGAGATAAAATAGATTATATGGTTGAAATGTTAAATGTAAACAAAGGCGCAAGAGTTAAAGACTATGCTGACAAGTATGGTTGTGAATTCCACGCTGGAGAAAAACCATGGAATGTAAAAGTTGATATAGTAATACCATGTGCAACGCAAAACGATATTAGAATTGAACATGCTAAACAAATAGTTGCAAATGGAATAAAAATTGTTTGTGAAGGTGCTAATATGCCTTGTACTAATGAAGCTGTTGATTACTTCTTAGAAATGGGAATTAAAGTAGGACCTTCTAAGGCTGCAAATGCAGGTGGAGTTGCTACATCAGCACTTGAAATGAGTCAAAATAGCATGAGATTATCATGGACTGCTGAAGAAGTGGATGCAAAATTACATGCAATTATGATAAATATATACAATAATTGTAAAAATTCTGCTGAAGAATTTGGATTTGGTTATAATCTAGTTGCTGGAGCTAACATTGCAGGATTCGTTAAAGTTGCAAGCGCAATGCACGCACAAGGAAATTATTAA
- a CDS encoding MurR/RpiR family transcriptional regulator, giving the protein MENNKQDLMRAIQVKFPRLSKGQKLIAEYILKHYDKAAFMTAAKLGSSVGVSESTVVRFANELGFSGYPKLQKSLQELIKNKLTTVQRIELSNDFITQENALKGVLKADMENIRATLEKINHKTFEDVVNSLFKAKKIYIIGLRSSSALAEFLAFYLNLILDNVKVVAYGVSDIFEQMLNVSEEDVVIGIGFPRYATRTIEALAFAKSRNADVVAITDSLLSPLAARSDYTLIAQSNMASFVDSLVAPLSVINALIIAVGLREKEKISRTFSTLESIWEEYQVYSYKDKNER; this is encoded by the coding sequence ATGGAAAATAATAAACAAGATTTGATGAGGGCTATTCAAGTCAAATTTCCACGTTTAAGCAAAGGACAAAAATTAATAGCAGAATACATTTTAAAGCATTATGATAAGGCTGCTTTTATGACAGCTGCAAAATTAGGGTCTAGTGTAGGGGTAAGTGAATCTACAGTTGTAAGATTTGCTAATGAGTTAGGTTTTAGTGGCTATCCAAAACTGCAAAAATCTCTTCAGGAATTAATTAAAAACAAATTAACAACTGTGCAAAGGATTGAGTTATCTAATGACTTCATTACACAAGAAAATGCATTAAAAGGTGTATTAAAAGCAGACATGGAAAATATTCGCGCTACACTTGAAAAGATCAATCATAAAACTTTTGAGGATGTAGTAAATTCACTATTTAAAGCTAAAAAAATATACATAATTGGACTTAGAAGTTCCTCTGCACTGGCTGAGTTTTTAGCCTTTTATCTAAATCTGATTTTAGATAATGTTAAAGTTGTTGCCTATGGTGTTAGTGATATATTCGAACAAATGCTTAATGTATCTGAAGAAGACGTAGTGATTGGAATAGGTTTTCCAAGGTACGCTACAAGAACAATTGAAGCTTTAGCTTTTGCTAAAAGTAGAAATGCAGATGTTGTAGCAATTACAGATAGCTTATTATCCCCACTTGCAGCTAGATCTGATTACACATTAATAGCCCAAAGTAATATGGCATCCTTTGTTGATTCTTTAGTAGCTCCACTTAGTGTAATAAATGCATTAATTATTGCTGTAGGACTGCGAGAAAAAGAAAAAATTTCAAGAACATTTTCTACTCTTGAGAGCATATGGGAAGAATATCAAGTTTATTCATATAAAGACAAAAATGAAAGATAG
- a CDS encoding pseudouridine synthase, which translates to MEERLQKFMARCGVASRRKCEEVITAGRVKVNDVVVTELGNKIDPDKDIVYVDNKIINIEENKVYIALNKPEGIVSTVKDEKERKTILDLVKTKERIYPIGRLDYDTSGLIILTNDGDIYNRVIHPRQAINKVYIALLEGCATEEEISKFCNGIDIDGYITAGANFEINKRIGFNSKVTITIHEGKNRQIRKMCDAIGHPVIALKRVSVGEITLGNMEKGEWRNLTQEEIKYLKNL; encoded by the coding sequence GTGGAAGAACGTTTGCAAAAATTCATGGCTAGATGTGGGGTTGCTTCAAGAAGAAAATGTGAGGAAGTAATTACGGCAGGTAGAGTAAAAGTAAATGATGTTGTAGTTACAGAACTTGGAAATAAAATTGACCCAGATAAAGATATTGTATATGTAGATAATAAAATTATCAATATAGAAGAAAATAAGGTTTACATTGCATTAAATAAACCAGAGGGCATAGTATCTACAGTGAAAGATGAAAAAGAAAGAAAAACTATTTTAGATTTAGTTAAGACAAAAGAAAGGATATACCCTATAGGACGGTTAGATTATGATACATCTGGGTTAATCATATTAACTAATGATGGAGATATCTATAATAGGGTGATTCATCCAAGGCAAGCAATTAATAAAGTTTATATAGCTTTATTAGAAGGCTGCGCAACAGAGGAAGAAATATCTAAGTTCTGTAATGGTATAGATATTGACGGATATATTACGGCAGGAGCAAATTTTGAAATAAATAAGAGAATCGGATTTAATAGCAAGGTTACAATTACTATTCATGAAGGAAAAAACCGTCAAATTAGAAAAATGTGTGATGCTATAGGGCATCCAGTTATTGCATTAAAAAGAGTTTCAGTTGGTGAGATTACACTCGGAAATATGGAAAAAGGCGAATGGAGGAACTTAACCCAGGAGGAAATAAAATATTTAAAAAATCTATAA
- a CDS encoding iron-containing alcohol dehydrogenase family protein, whose protein sequence is MDFMNYYMPTKILLVEDVVLKNSSLFNNFGEKALIVTGKTSSIINGSLSDVTSVLQKEGILYDIFNSVEENPSLETVENIAELGRVQKSNFIIGIGGGSPIDASKAAGVLINNPTATRYNLFDSPHLKSIPVIAVPTTAGTGTETTPYSIVTDNELQTKRGICQRVFPEYALLDVKYLMFLPAQITINTSIDALSHLVEGYMSSKANVVSDALAEKGLKLFGECLNMIKEKDFTCIVREKLMLASTIAGMVIAQSGTSLPHGMGYALTYSHNIPHGKANGVLLKSYLDFCLDENKVRKILYLLTLENLDDLGDFLNAMLGSVNTVSYEEMCSYADKMVLNNDKLKNHTSPVTREDILKIYTDSLKI, encoded by the coding sequence ATGGATTTTATGAATTACTACATGCCCACAAAAATATTACTAGTTGAAGATGTAGTATTAAAAAATAGCAGCCTATTTAATAATTTTGGAGAAAAAGCATTAATTGTAACTGGCAAAACTTCTTCAATCATAAATGGTTCATTAAGTGATGTTACTAGTGTATTGCAAAAGGAAGGTATTTTATATGATATTTTTAATAGTGTAGAAGAAAATCCCTCTTTAGAAACTGTAGAAAATATTGCAGAACTTGGAAGAGTGCAAAAATCTAATTTCATTATCGGTATTGGAGGGGGGTCTCCCATTGATGCCTCAAAAGCAGCAGGTGTATTAATAAATAATCCAACTGCTACAAGATACAATTTGTTTGATAGTCCCCATTTAAAATCAATACCTGTGATTGCCGTCCCCACAACAGCTGGAACAGGAACTGAAACAACACCATATTCTATTGTTACAGATAATGAACTACAAACAAAGCGCGGTATATGTCAAAGAGTATTTCCCGAATATGCTCTACTAGATGTAAAATATCTAATGTTCTTACCAGCGCAAATAACTATTAATACCTCAATAGATGCATTATCTCATCTAGTAGAGGGATATATGTCATCAAAGGCAAATGTAGTAAGTGATGCACTAGCCGAAAAGGGATTAAAATTATTTGGAGAATGTTTAAATATGATAAAAGAAAAAGATTTTACTTGTATAGTGAGAGAAAAGTTAATGTTAGCTTCTACTATAGCCGGTATGGTAATAGCACAATCTGGAACATCGCTTCCTCATGGGATGGGCTACGCTCTTACATATTCCCATAATATACCACACGGAAAAGCAAATGGAGTACTTCTAAAATCATATTTAGATTTTTGCTTGGATGAAAATAAAGTCCGAAAAATTTTATATCTCTTAACACTAGAAAATTTAGATGACCTTGGTGATTTTTTAAATGCTATGCTTGGATCTGTAAATACGGTAAGTTATGAAGAAATGTGTTCTTATGCAGACAAAATGGTTTTAAACAATGATAAATTGAAAAATCATACTTCCCCTGTGACAAGAGAAGATATCCTGAAAATATATACTGACTCCTTAAAAATATAA
- the msrA gene encoding peptide-methionine (S)-S-oxide reductase MsrA has protein sequence MKTIVVAGGCFWGVEAYMSRINGIVETVVGYANGSKKEPTYNEVCTGNTGHAEACLISYDENIISLQKILNKFWGIIDPTAFNRQGPDVGSQYRSGIYYTDNVDLDIILKIKDEVQSRYNKPIVTEIQPLTCFYEAEDYHQKYLQKNPGGYCHINLNDD, from the coding sequence ATGAAGACTATTGTTGTAGCAGGAGGATGTTTTTGGGGTGTAGAAGCTTATATGTCAAGAATAAATGGTATTGTTGAAACTGTGGTTGGATATGCTAATGGTTCAAAGAAAGAGCCCACATATAATGAGGTTTGCACGGGAAACACAGGTCATGCAGAAGCATGTTTAATAAGTTACGATGAAAACATTATATCCCTTCAAAAGATATTGAATAAGTTTTGGGGAATAATAGACCCTACGGCTTTCAATAGGCAAGGACCTGATGTAGGTAGTCAATATAGAAGTGGTATTTATTATACTGATAATGTTGATTTAGACATTATATTAAAAATAAAAGATGAAGTGCAAAGTAGATATAATAAGCCAATAGTTACAGAAATACAACCTTTAACTTGTTTTTATGAAGCTGAAGATTATCATCAAAAATATCTACAAAAGAATCCTGGAGGTTACTGCCACATTAATTTAAACGATGATTAA
- a CDS encoding single-stranded DNA-binding protein, with translation MNNVSLIGRITKDLELKEFNEGKGFYTKFTLAINRTPRKDSQPEADFISVLVWNALAETMCKYLGKGSQIGLTGRLCSNSYTDKDGNKRYSTEVVAEDFKFLDKKKEIV, from the coding sequence ATGAATAATGTATCATTAATAGGCAGAATAACAAAAGATTTGGAACTAAAAGAATTTAATGAGGGGAAAGGTTTTTATACTAAATTTACACTAGCGATTAATAGAACACCACGTAAGGACTCACAACCAGAAGCAGATTTTATAAGTGTGTTGGTATGGAATGCTTTAGCTGAAACTATGTGCAAATATTTAGGGAAAGGAAGTCAAATTGGTTTAACAGGTAGGCTTTGCAGTAATAGCTACACAGATAAGGATGGAAACAAAAGATATAGTACAGAAGTTGTAGCAGAGGATTTTAAATTTCTAGATAAAAAGAAAGAGATAGTATAA
- a CDS encoding histidine kinase, with translation MQNYVFINIIFNTVIVVIFGALGRYIEEERERKSEAQHLYDKLRISEENLKETYEKLQQYSNTVEEPTILRERNRISRVIHDSVGHTLSTLLIQLQAIPYVMKNDQNEGEKMVNNLVHFTKNGIENVRKA, from the coding sequence ATGCAGAATTATGTTTTCATTAACATTATTTTTAATACGGTAATTGTAGTTATATTTGGAGCTTTGGGAAGATATATTGAAGAAGAAAGAGAGAGAAAAAGCGAGGCACAGCATTTATATGATAAGTTACGAATATCAGAGGAAAACTTAAAAGAGACCTATGAAAAATTACAGCAGTATTCTAACACTGTAGAAGAACCAACTATTTTGAGGGAAAGAAATAGAATATCAAGAGTAATTCATGATTCCGTTGGCCATACCTTATCTACACTGCTTATTCAGCTTCAAGCAATTCCTTATGTAATGAAAAATGATCAAAATGAAGGTGAAAAAATGGTAAATAATTTAGTCCATTTCACTAAAAATGGCATCGAAAATGTTAGAAAGGCATAA
- a CDS encoding HutD family protein, with product MSYNIKIIKENEHKTSEWSGGTTTELYIYPEDSLYGQRNFKWRLSSAKVEVEKSTFTSLQGIFRHIMVIEGELLLEHENHHNVALKAFEQDSFSGDWTTTSFGKVTDFNLMLAQGYTGTLESIFLNSGEIKDIWLHSKVKDDEKVYGITEAVYIVLGNIEIDNGLMGKVGLKKGDLALVTRTGEEITSELKIHSKGLEESKIIKASIFCYE from the coding sequence ATGTCTTACAATATTAAAATAATTAAAGAAAATGAACATAAAACAAGTGAATGGTCTGGAGGAACTACAACTGAACTTTATATTTATCCTGAAGATTCACTATATGGTCAACGTAATTTTAAATGGAGGCTGAGTTCTGCAAAGGTAGAAGTAGAAAAATCTACATTTACTTCGCTGCAAGGTATATTTAGGCACATCATGGTTATTGAAGGGGAACTACTTCTTGAACATGAAAACCATCACAATGTGGCGTTAAAAGCATTTGAACAGGATAGTTTTAGTGGAGATTGGACAACAACAAGTTTTGGTAAAGTTACAGATTTTAATTTAATGCTGGCACAAGGTTACACGGGCACATTAGAGTCCATTTTTTTGAATAGTGGTGAAATCAAAGATATATGGTTACATAGTAAGGTGAAAGATGATGAAAAAGTTTATGGAATAACAGAAGCGGTTTACATAGTGCTAGGTAATATAGAAATAGATAATGGATTAATGGGAAAAGTAGGTCTCAAAAAAGGCGACTTAGCACTAGTAACAAGAACAGGAGAAGAAATTACTTCTGAACTTAAAATTCACAGTAAAGGGCTAGAAGAATCTAAAATCATAAAGGCTTCAATATTTTGTTATGAATAA
- the uvsE gene encoding UV DNA damage repair endonuclease UvsE, with protein MKIGYACIPLTIDARTNRRLTLKNFSEKMLLEVLEQNLIDLREILENNEKNNIKLFRISSDIVPLGSHSINEVTWYKYFQNELNEIGEYIKKCGMRVSMHPGQYTVLNAEKEDIVVRAIKDLEYHAKFLDCLGVDGGNKIILHIGGGYGDKALAMNRFIENFKRLSPSVKNRLVIENDDRTFNIVDLLFVSGEINIPVIFDNLHHKCNHESEMPIKEIMNRVAKTWKEEDGNPKVHYSQQDSRKHVGAHSNTIIVKEFLEYFEQVKEFNIDIMLEVKDKDISAIKCNLIVSNMNKQLKHVITEKQWAKYKYLLMERNYKHYKACSRLVRENCNLQEFYEYTDEIMNFDVEDGSFINTAEHVWGYVKNNASNKEQMHFKKLIIDLEHKDKVKVYLKKLCDKYNVEYMLSSYYFYY; from the coding sequence ATGAAAATAGGATATGCATGCATACCACTTACCATAGATGCTAGAACAAATAGAAGATTAACTCTAAAAAACTTTTCGGAAAAGATGCTTTTAGAGGTATTAGAGCAAAATCTAATAGATTTGAGAGAAATATTAGAGAATAATGAAAAAAATAACATAAAGCTATTCAGGATAAGCTCAGATATAGTTCCATTAGGGAGCCATAGTATTAATGAAGTGACCTGGTATAAGTATTTTCAAAATGAATTAAATGAAATAGGGGAATATATAAAAAAATGTGGCATGAGAGTTTCTATGCATCCAGGTCAGTATACAGTACTCAATGCGGAAAAGGAGGATATTGTAGTAAGGGCAATTAAAGATTTGGAATACCATGCTAAATTTTTGGATTGCCTAGGTGTGGATGGAGGCAATAAGATAATACTTCATATTGGAGGTGGGTATGGAGATAAGGCTTTAGCTATGAATAGGTTCATAGAAAATTTTAAAAGGTTATCTCCATCAGTAAAGAATAGGCTTGTAATTGAAAATGATGATAGAACATTCAATATTGTCGATTTGCTTTTCGTAAGTGGTGAGATCAATATACCTGTTATATTTGATAATCTTCACCATAAGTGTAATCATGAATCAGAGATGCCTATAAAAGAAATAATGAATAGGGTAGCTAAAACATGGAAAGAAGAAGATGGTAATCCAAAAGTGCATTATAGTCAACAAGATTCACGTAAACATGTAGGAGCTCACTCAAATACCATAATAGTTAAAGAATTTTTAGAATACTTTGAACAAGTTAAAGAGTTTAATATTGATATTATGCTAGAAGTAAAAGATAAGGATATTTCAGCTATAAAATGCAACCTTATAGTTAGTAACATGAATAAGCAATTAAAACATGTAATTACAGAAAAGCAGTGGGCAAAATATAAATATCTGCTAATGGAAAGAAACTATAAACATTATAAAGCGTGTAGTCGACTTGTAAGAGAAAATTGCAATCTTCAAGAATTCTATGAGTATACAGATGAAATAATGAATTTTGATGTAGAGGATGGAAGTTTTATAAATACAGCAGAACATGTATGGGGATATGTAAAAAATAATGCTTCTAATAAAGAACAAATGCATTTTAAGAAACTCATAATAGATCTGGAACATAAAGATAAGGTTAAGGTTTATTTAAAAAAATTATGTGATAAGTATAATGTTGAATATATGCTTAGTTCTTATTACTTTTACTATTAA
- a CDS encoding tyrosine-type recombinase/integrase gives MINKIIEYNCDSNVFLDNKHFICYFLEIKARKSAYTSKSYERDIKDFFSADSISDITIEDIKKVSILNTQNYIIKLMDKNMSSATINRKISSLSALYKWLLKYQDNSTDIHIIKYNPFGSLKEEKPVINNKETEFLTKEECKVLLNSIDTTTILGYRNKTILVLALTTALRKSEIINIKIKHITKYTGYDVVKVRRKGGKEDIVKLQASVLAMINEYIILTKRNKLSSGEEYLFIGHSTNGKNKEKLDASTLNYMIKKVCKNAGIDKNLQVHSTRHTAITLAILGGATVEKVRDFAAHKNLATTNRYIHSVDKLKNNAGDLIDVF, from the coding sequence ATGATAAATAAGATTATAGAATACAATTGTGATTCCAACGTATTTTTAGACAATAAACACTTTATATGCTATTTTCTTGAGATTAAAGCTAGGAAAAGTGCTTATACTTCTAAAAGTTATGAACGTGATATTAAAGATTTTTTCAGCGCAGACTCTATTTCTGATATCACCATAGAAGATATTAAAAAGGTATCTATATTGAATACACAAAATTATATAATAAAATTGATGGATAAAAATATGTCCTCCGCTACTATAAATAGAAAAATATCATCATTAAGTGCTCTATATAAATGGTTATTAAAATACCAAGACAATTCTACTGATATTCATATAATTAAATATAATCCTTTTGGAAGTCTAAAAGAAGAAAAACCAGTTATAAATAACAAGGAAACTGAGTTTTTAACAAAAGAGGAGTGTAAGGTCTTATTAAATAGTATAGATACAACTACTATATTAGGTTATAGAAATAAAACTATTTTAGTACTTGCATTAACCACTGCACTAAGAAAATCTGAGATAATAAACATTAAAATAAAGCATATTACCAAGTATACAGGTTATGATGTAGTTAAAGTAAGGAGAAAGGGTGGTAAAGAGGATATAGTAAAACTTCAAGCCAGCGTACTTGCTATGATTAACGAGTATATAATCCTTACTAAAAGAAATAAATTATCTAGTGGGGAGGAGTATTTATTTATTGGTCACTCAACAAATGGCAAGAATAAAGAAAAATTAGATGCAAGCACTTTAAATTACATGATAAAAAAAGTATGCAAAAATGCAGGTATAGATAAAAACCTGCAAGTCCATTCTACAAGGCATACAGCTATTACACTGGCAATTTTAGGAGGGGCTACCGTAGAAAAAGTTCGGGATTTTGCGGCTCATAAAAATTTAGCCACTACTAATAGGTATATTCACTCTGTAGATAAGTTGAAAAATAATGCTGGAGATCTAATTGACGTATTTTAA
- a CDS encoding HPr family phosphocarrier protein: MVTREVMVSNPKGLHARPATLLVRKAASFKSDIGLEYMGKKANIKSLIGILSLGVGPNNLVNVIANGADEKLALEEIINLINSLEE; the protein is encoded by the coding sequence TTGGTAACAAGAGAAGTTATGGTTAGTAATCCAAAAGGCTTGCATGCAAGGCCGGCTACATTATTAGTAAGAAAAGCCGCTTCTTTTAAATCAGATATAGGTTTAGAATATATGGGTAAAAAAGCTAATATTAAGAGCTTAATAGGTATTTTATCTCTGGGGGTTGGTCCTAACAACCTTGTAAACGTTATAGCAAATGGAGCTGATGAAAAATTAGCCTTAGAAGAAATAATAAACCTAATTAACTCATTAGAAGAGTAA